The following are encoded together in the Acidobacteriota bacterium genome:
- a CDS encoding lamin tail domain-containing protein — MKLFRTCSILALFLYAAVTPYAAGQASLSALDVPYTQDFNTLASSDTSNTTPAGWEFVETGTSGAVNGLYTAGNGAGTAGDTYSFGTNFSSERAFGGLQSNTHMPTIGAVFVNNTGQPITSLDVSYVGEQWRLGAAGRLDRLDFQYSLDAASLNTGTWTDVDALDFVAPVTTGPTGALDGNAAPNRTLISGSIALSIAPGGRLRIRWTDFNPTGSDDGLAVDDFSITPRGDGPVLPSLTINDVAVMEGDSGTQTATFTVTASTVLHTGISFDIATADGTGIAPAQVADFDYVARAEVDQLIAAGNTTYTFHVTINGDTTVEAHEIFFVNLSGVTGATIADGQGLGTITNDDVAPPVVSDVVISQVYGGGGNSGAPLGRDFIELFNAGTSVVSLADWSVQYASATGTTWSVTNLTGTIAPGGYYLVQQAVNPGNPSAPALPITPDAIGTIGMATGAGKVALVSSTTAIAGACPVSGVVDLVGYGTTANCFEGTAAAAAPSNTTAGFRKRGGCYDSDHNNVDFAINQPGPRNSASPARSCTPITVAIHDLQGNGLTTPFFDQDVLTTGIVTGKKSNGFFMQSPPAGYDADPMTSEALFVFTGATPAVVAGDEVTARGTATEYFSLTQVEASLPGDLTIVSTGNALPAPITLTAAMLDPAGAPQQLEPYEGMRIAAAALVSVAPTDGFGEIAAVLPGVPRPMREPGIPLSDPVPPDPTSGVPDCCIPRFDGNPERIFIDTEGLAGMSVTSVTSNVTLGNVLGPLDFSFGAYKILPEVAPTVSANMTGVPVPTPLAGEFTVAGFNIENFGGDATRLQKASRAIRELMRSPDVIGHIEILNEAALQALADQVNHDAIAAGEPDPNYQARLVLGPPINGQPSVQNLGFLVKTSRVRIDSVSQEPAGSYTPPGSTSSAVLYDRPPLVLRATADAEGVNPRPMIVVVNHLRSFISIAVVGIEGDRVRAKRTAQAEATAQLLQDLQTDNPGVAVISVGDYNAYEFNDGYTDPMSIITGSPTPDDQIVVDASPDLVDPNYINLTGGLPAGERYSFIFEGTPQALDHVLVNTVANGYLQGYAIARGNADFPASAAFTADPTRPERSSDHDMPVAYFRFPPPSADLAVSIVADAATAAAGGSVTYTVTVTNNGGSPAQNVVVSANATTTTYASMAAGAVETFTFSALVGCDAPNATLFTATASVVSDTADPGPANNSAAASVVVTNAPPTLSGITTSTSVLWPANHQMVDVIIRYTAADQCGLVVTGLSVTSNEPINGAGDGNTAPDWEVIDANLIRLRAERAGGGAGRIYTVAITATDAAGQATQSSVAITVPHSRK; from the coding sequence ATGAAGCTGTTCCGAACCTGCTCGATCCTTGCGCTGTTCCTCTATGCCGCGGTAACGCCGTACGCCGCGGGCCAGGCCAGCCTCTCGGCCCTCGATGTGCCGTACACCCAAGACTTCAACACCCTGGCGTCCTCGGACACCTCGAATACCACGCCGGCCGGGTGGGAGTTTGTCGAGACTGGGACGTCAGGGGCTGTTAACGGCTTGTATACCGCCGGCAACGGCGCCGGTACCGCTGGCGACACCTACAGTTTCGGAACGAACTTCAGCTCGGAACGAGCCTTTGGCGGGCTGCAGAGCAATACCCACATGCCCACCATCGGCGCCGTGTTCGTCAATAACACGGGCCAGCCGATTACGAGCCTCGATGTCAGCTACGTCGGCGAACAGTGGCGCCTGGGCGCCGCCGGCCGCCTCGACCGGCTCGACTTCCAGTACAGTCTCGACGCCGCTAGCCTCAACACCGGCACGTGGACCGATGTCGACGCGCTCGACTTCGTCGCGCCGGTCACCACCGGCCCCACCGGCGCGCTCGACGGCAACGCCGCCCCGAACCGCACGCTAATCAGCGGATCGATTGCACTGAGCATCGCGCCTGGCGGCAGGCTCCGGATCCGCTGGACCGACTTCAATCCCACCGGTTCCGATGACGGCCTGGCCGTGGACGATTTCAGCATCACGCCGCGCGGCGACGGCCCGGTGCTGCCCTCGCTGACGATCAACGACGTTGCGGTGATGGAGGGCGACAGCGGCACCCAGACCGCCACCTTCACGGTGACGGCCTCGACCGTGCTCCACACCGGCATCTCGTTCGACATCGCCACCGCCGATGGCACAGGCATCGCGCCCGCCCAGGTCGCTGATTTCGACTACGTCGCTCGCGCCGAAGTGGACCAGTTGATCGCGGCAGGCAACACCACCTATACGTTCCACGTCACCATCAACGGCGACACCACGGTCGAAGCCCACGAAATCTTCTTCGTCAATCTCTCGGGCGTCACCGGCGCGACGATTGCCGACGGCCAGGGTCTCGGCACCATCACGAACGACGATGTGGCGCCGCCGGTGGTGTCGGACGTCGTGATCAGCCAGGTCTACGGCGGTGGCGGCAATTCGGGTGCGCCGCTCGGCCGCGACTTCATCGAGCTGTTCAACGCCGGCACCTCCGTGGTCAGCCTGGCAGACTGGTCGGTCCAGTACGCCAGCGCGACGGGCACGACTTGGTCCGTCACGAACTTGACCGGCACCATTGCCCCTGGCGGGTACTACCTGGTCCAGCAGGCGGTCAATCCCGGCAACCCGAGCGCCCCGGCGCTGCCAATAACACCCGATGCGATCGGCACCATCGGCATGGCGACCGGCGCCGGCAAGGTGGCCCTCGTGTCCTCGACGACGGCCATTGCCGGCGCGTGTCCGGTCAGCGGTGTCGTGGATTTGGTCGGCTACGGTACTACCGCCAACTGCTTTGAAGGCACGGCGGCGGCGGCGGCGCCGAGCAATACCACTGCGGGCTTCCGCAAGCGCGGCGGCTGCTACGACTCCGATCACAACAACGTCGACTTCGCGATCAACCAACCGGGCCCGCGCAACAGCGCCTCGCCCGCGCGCAGCTGCACGCCCATCACCGTGGCGATCCACGACCTCCAGGGCAACGGCCTGACCACGCCGTTCTTCGATCAGGACGTGCTCACGACCGGCATCGTCACCGGCAAGAAGAGCAACGGCTTCTTCATGCAGTCGCCGCCGGCCGGATACGACGCCGACCCGATGACGTCGGAAGCGTTGTTCGTGTTCACCGGCGCGACGCCCGCGGTCGTGGCCGGTGACGAGGTGACCGCCCGCGGCACCGCCACCGAGTACTTCTCGCTGACCCAGGTCGAAGCCTCGCTGCCCGGCGACCTCACGATCGTGTCGACAGGGAACGCGCTGCCGGCCCCGATCACGCTGACGGCGGCCATGCTCGATCCAGCCGGTGCGCCGCAGCAGCTCGAGCCCTACGAGGGCATGCGCATCGCCGCGGCCGCGCTCGTCTCGGTGGCGCCAACCGACGGCTTCGGCGAGATCGCCGCCGTGCTTCCCGGTGTGCCACGGCCCATGCGGGAGCCCGGCATTCCGCTGTCGGATCCGGTGCCGCCGGATCCGACCTCCGGCGTGCCCGATTGCTGCATTCCGCGGTTTGATGGGAATCCGGAACGCATCTTCATCGACACCGAAGGTCTCGCCGGCATGTCGGTGACCTCGGTGACGTCGAACGTCACGCTGGGGAATGTCCTGGGCCCGCTGGACTTCTCTTTCGGCGCCTACAAGATCCTGCCGGAGGTCGCGCCCACCGTCAGCGCCAACATGACTGGCGTGCCAGTGCCGACGCCGTTGGCTGGCGAGTTCACGGTGGCCGGCTTCAACATCGAGAACTTCGGCGGCGACGCGACTCGCCTGCAGAAGGCGTCGCGCGCGATTCGCGAGTTGATGCGCTCGCCCGACGTCATCGGCCACATCGAGATCCTCAACGAGGCGGCACTGCAGGCGCTGGCCGACCAGGTGAACCACGACGCGATCGCCGCGGGTGAGCCCGATCCCAACTATCAGGCGCGACTGGTCCTCGGCCCGCCCATCAATGGCCAGCCGTCAGTGCAGAACCTTGGCTTCCTCGTCAAGACCTCGCGCGTGCGCATCGACTCGGTGAGCCAGGAGCCGGCTGGCTCGTACACGCCTCCCGGCAGCACGTCGTCGGCGGTCTTGTATGACCGCCCGCCATTGGTGCTGCGGGCAACGGCTGACGCCGAGGGCGTCAACCCCCGTCCCATGATCGTGGTCGTCAATCACTTGCGCTCGTTCATCAGCATCGCGGTGGTGGGTATCGAAGGCGATCGGGTGCGAGCTAAGCGCACGGCGCAGGCTGAGGCCACGGCGCAGTTGCTGCAGGACCTGCAAACCGACAACCCGGGAGTGGCGGTGATCTCGGTGGGCGACTACAACGCCTACGAGTTCAACGACGGCTACACCGACCCGATGTCGATCATCACGGGCTCACCCACTCCCGACGACCAGATCGTCGTCGATGCCAGCCCCGACCTGGTCGATCCCAACTACATCAACCTGACCGGCGGGCTCCCGGCCGGCGAGCGCTACAGCTTCATCTTCGAGGGGACGCCGCAGGCGCTGGATCACGTCCTGGTCAATACCGTCGCGAACGGCTACCTGCAGGGTTACGCGATCGCACGCGGCAACGCGGACTTCCCGGCCAGCGCCGCGTTCACTGCCGACCCGACGCGGCCAGAGAGATCCTCGGATCACGACATGCCGGTCGCCTACTTCCGCTTCCCGCCGCCCTCTGCCGACCTGGCGGTCAGCATCGTCGCCGACGCGGCCACGGCTGCCGCGGGCGGCTCGGTCACCTACACGGTGACCGTGACCAATAACGGCGGCTCGCCCGCGCAGAACGTGGTCGTGAGCGCGAACGCCACGACCACCACCTACGCATCGATGGCGGCGGGCGCCGTGGAAACGTTCACCTTCAGCGCGTTGGTCGGCTGCGATGCACCGAACGCCACGCTGTTCACCGCCACGGCGTCAGTCGTCTCCGATACGGCCGACCCGGGGCCGGCTAACAACAGCGCCGCCGCTTCGGTGGTGGTCACCAATGCCCCGCCCACGTTGAGCGGAATCACGACCAGCACGTCGGTGCTCTGGCCGGCCAATCACCAGATGGTCGATGTCATCATCCGCTACACCGCCGCCGATCAGTGTGGGCTGGTGGTGACCGGGTTGTCGGTGACGAGCAACGAGCCGATCAACGGCGCCGGTGACGGCAACACCGCTCCGGATTGGGAAGTCATCGACGCCAACCTGATCCGGTTGCGGGCGGAACGCGCCGGCGGCGGCGCGGGGCGCATCTACACCGTGGCGATCACGGCCACCGATGCGGCGGGCCAGGCCACCCAGTCGTCGGTGGCCATCACGGTGCCGCACAGCCGCAAGTAG